Proteins encoded within one genomic window of Paraglaciecola psychrophila 170:
- a CDS encoding flagellar brake domain-containing protein, with protein MAILQEKIGLTNEDLRKLRSMRPGRPLDLQLSTATTTKRVRTEFVGMDGTRCMIFRYPDEGKWGSLGDGIFKDKSLIARYILEDDTGEIIAFKVKVILVTTKPSHLIFTSFPLVIQSQDLRIEPRAQTRIATSMLDAKSNSVICDSLVLDISVNGCRMSINKSASMTKPKLRQVVKMYFVVSKDKSIFLTGTIMNTKSDEVYLYYGVKFETPEEEVNQLLQDLMLSTG; from the coding sequence ATGGCAATTTTGCAGGAAAAAATTGGGCTGACGAATGAAGATTTAAGAAAGCTCCGCTCCATGCGGCCCGGCAGACCCCTTGATTTACAATTGTCTACTGCCACTACTACGAAAAGGGTGAGAACCGAGTTTGTAGGTATGGATGGTACGCGTTGTATGATTTTCAGATACCCCGATGAAGGTAAGTGGGGATCATTGGGCGATGGGATTTTTAAAGATAAGTCGTTAATTGCTAGATATATCCTTGAGGACGATACTGGCGAAATTATAGCCTTTAAAGTTAAAGTCATACTCGTTACCACGAAACCAAGTCATTTGATTTTTACTAGCTTTCCTCTCGTTATACAAAGCCAAGATTTACGTATTGAACCTAGAGCACAAACGCGTATCGCAACCAGTATGCTTGATGCTAAAAGTAATTCCGTTATTTGCGACTCTCTGGTATTAGATATATCGGTAAATGGTTGCCGAATGAGTATTAATAAAAGTGCAAGCATGACCAAGCCAAAACTTAGACAAGTTGTGAAAATGTATTTTGTTGTATCCAAAGATAAAAGTATTTTCCTAACTGGCACTATTATGAACACTAAGTCTGATGAGGTATACCTGTATTACGGCGTCAAGTTCGAGACACCTGAAGAAGAAGTTAATCAGTTATTGCAAGATCTAATGTTATCGACGGGTTAA
- a CDS encoding Mpo1 family 2-hydroxy fatty acid dioxygenase has protein sequence MRQIEFLLNEYGESHKNKTNILIHAIAVPAIYFVTLALVWSIPTPAFLDYFAVTWAHVLVIPTLYYYFRLSGPIGAAMTLLSVLSLYGIVLLELLDISVLQFSVALFVVMWILQFIGHNIEGKKPSFLKDFQFLLVGPAWWWVHWLKRLNINY, from the coding sequence ATGCGTCAAATAGAATTTCTTTTAAATGAGTATGGCGAAAGTCATAAAAACAAAACCAATATTCTTATACATGCAATAGCAGTACCGGCAATATATTTTGTTACGCTAGCACTTGTATGGTCTATTCCTACGCCTGCTTTTCTAGATTATTTCGCTGTCACGTGGGCGCATGTTCTGGTTATTCCCACCTTGTATTATTACTTTCGTTTGTCTGGACCAATAGGTGCCGCTATGACGCTACTATCCGTATTGTCTTTGTATGGAATTGTTCTGCTTGAGTTACTAGATATTTCTGTTTTGCAGTTTAGTGTCGCTTTGTTTGTAGTAATGTGGATTTTGCAATTTATTGGACACAATATTGAAGGTAAAAAACCTAGCTTTTTAAAAGATTTTCAATTTTTACTGGTGGGGCCTGCTTGGTGGTGGGTACACTGGCTAAAACGTTTAAATATCAATTATTAA